TATAGGCTGTTGCCAATTGGTATAGCCAATATGGGTTTGGTCCATCATGTGATCCCATTTGCCGCCAGCCATCACTTTGTTGTAGAAGTGAGTGATCTCGGCATCTCTTTTATACAACGAGTCTGCTTTTGCAGCCAGAGAGTTCGTCAATACTCTACCCTGTTTGGCATAAAGCTTATTTCTCGCTACGGTATAATAAAGCTCATTTAAATTCGCACAGGCTTCAACAGGATGCAAAACCAATTGGTAATAAGCATCTTTTTGGTTTGCCGGAAGCTGGTTGTAAATGTATCTAGCTTTGTTTTCGAGTTTTTTATAATCATGTACTACCGTTTCAAATTCGTTGTAGTTGACCAGACTGTAAGTATCTTCATTTAGCAACTCCGGCTTTATTCGGCCATTGTATTTCGAATAATAATCTAAAATGTCGGCTGTTGCTAAGGCGTAGTCCTCCCCAAATTGTTTGCTGCACCAATCAATTGTATACTGTTTTAGTTTTTCGACAGGAATGGCATCAGGTGCCCAGGCGTAATCTAAAAAGAATTCTATTGGAAATTCCATAGGCTTTAAATCGCCTACATTTACAATCCAGATTTGATTAGCATCGTATTTATAAGCTAGGTTCATTTGCTCCCAAATTTTTTGAATAGGATTGGTATTTACCCATTTATAGTTTCGTGGGTCGCCTACATAATCAAAATGGTAGTAAATGCCATAACCACCTGCTCTGGGTGCTTCATTTAATGCAGGTAGTTTTCTGATATTGCCCCAGTTATCGTCGCAAAGCAAAAGTGTAATGTCGTCGGGAACACGCATCCCTTTATCATAATATGCCTGAACTTCCTTATACAGGGCCCAGAGTTGAGGAGTTTGGGATGCTGGTTTTCCGGTTACCTTTGTGATGATTTCGCGCTGATCTTTAACAATTTTCTCCAATAATGCAGTGGCTGTTCCTTCGGTCATGGGCTCATCGCCATCACCACGCATGCCAACGGTAATAATCTGTTCTTTATCCGCTACTCGTTTTAATCCACTCTCCCAGAAGGTTCTTAGTTGCTCTGGGTTTTGGTCGTAGTTCCATTTGCCACCTTTGTATCTTTTCCATTCATCATGTGCACGAGTTAAAGGCTCATGATGGGATGTTCCGATCACTACACCATATTCGTCAGCCAAAACAGGGTTCATTTTATCATCATCATTAAATGCGTTTCCCCACATTGCCGGCCATAAATAATTGCCTTTCAGGCGCAGAATTAACTCAAAAACTTTTTCGTAAAACTTATGGTTAAAGCCTCCGAACTCTTTTTGTGACCAACCCGAGAGGGCAGGAGCTTCATCATTTAAAAATATGCCCCTATATTTTACAGCGGGAGCAGCAATCACATGACGACCGGATATAGCAAATAGTGTATTGCTTTTTTGTACTGGTACATCTGCCCAATAATACCATGGAGAAACTCCGATCTGGTAAGACAATTCATAAATTCCATAAATCGTTCCGCGCTTATCGCTGCCAGCAATAACCAATGCACTATCTACACCGGGCATTGGATTTTTTACAACCTCTATTAAGGTGCTTTCCCAACTGCCCGAAATCCCTGCAACATCAATCTTATTGGTTTTAATCAATTGATCTATAACTTTGCTATTGCCAATTGTGCCCACAATGATGGCCATTCCTGCAGGTTTATCGGTTAAGAAATCTGCATTCAGCCCTGTTACTTTTTTGATGTCCGCCTGCAGATCTTTAGCTGCCCTTATTACACCTTTCCATTCATTCTCACTTACGATAATGGAAGCGGATTTTTGATTTGCGGCAATACAAAAACTACCAGAAACATACTTTTTAGCAATAAAAGGGTTGGTGCCGGCGGCCTGGCAAACTGCATTTAAGCCAGCCATGATCATCAGGAGAATGAGTTTCTTCATTTTATTTATTTTTAAAATTAATGACCTCCCAATACGCCTTTTTAGGCTGTAAGTAGGTGTCAAATAATAAGGGATAGTTTTTTCTGCCCATTACCGGATATTCATCCAACCAGGTATGGCGATCAGAAATGTTCCAAAAAGTAACGTTTGTAATTACACCCTTATAGGCCCTGAATATTTTAAAAACCATAGCATATTTAGCTGCCTGCTTTTCTGCTAATTCTGCTGTAAATTCATCAGATTCTCCTTCCCGGGGGGCTCTTTTGTTTTTCTCCCATGGATAAATAGAGATATCAAGTTCAGTAAATTGAATTTTTAAGCCAAGAGAACTATACCTTTCTATAGCGGTCTTAAGTTCATTTTCTGTTGGTTCTTGTAAAGACCAATGTGCTTGTAAGCCAATACCATCAATAGGGACACCTTTGTCTTTTAAGCTTTTTAAAAGTTTATAAATCCTTTCTCTTTTTTCCGGGCGCTCGGTATTGTAATCGTTGTAAAATAGCTTTGCATTAGGATCTGCAGCATGTGCATACTCGAAAGCTTTTAGAATAAAATCTTCCCCGCAGATTTGATACCACTTAGAATTTCGCAGAAACTTTGAGGGATCATCATCTATAGCCTCATTTACTACATCCCATGCATATATCTTGCCTTTATACCGATTTACAACTGTGGTAATGTGCGTTTTTAAACGCTGTAATAAAACTTCTTTTGTAACTTCTTGTCCGTTTTCTCCTTTAAAAATCCAATTGGGAGCTTGCTCGTGCCAACAAAGGTTATGTCCACGGATTTTAAGTCCATTGCTGATGGCAAAGTTTACAATCGAATCTGCATCTTTCCAGTAAAACTTACCTTCCTTTGGCTGTAAAAGGCCCATTTTCATTGCGTTTTCTGCTGTAATGCTATTGAACTGTCTTTTGATCAGCGTGGCCTCGTCGCCAACTAAGTTTTTTGTTCCAACAGCAACACCAACGGTGAAGTAGTCTTTGTAAAAATCTTTCAGCCCCCTGTTGTCTGTCTGATAATTTTTAGCAGTTTGCTGTGATTTAGCAGCATTGAAAATCAACAATGCGCATAAAAAAAGGCATGTAGGTTTAAAGGCGCTTAATATTTTAGGGGACATATTCATCTTGTTAAAATCCGATTGCGTTTCCTCCGTCTACCGGCATTACTATACCGGTAATGTATTTTGCACTGGTTGAACTTAGAAAGTGAACTGCATCGGCAACATCTTCCGGGTCACCCATTTTTGCCATGGGTGTTCTTGAAAATACTTTATTCTTTCTTTCTGGATCGGCGTCTAAGGCTTTGGCCGACATAGCTGTTTTTATAAAGCCTGGAGCAACACAGTTGATCCTGATACCCAAAGGAGAAAGTTCCGTAGCCATTGCCCTTGTCATTCCTTCTATTCCTGTTTTCGCTGCCGAATAAGCAATTACTTTTGGAATACCATATTGTGCCGCCATCGAGCTGATGTTTACAATACAGCCACTTTGCACGTCAATCATTTTTTTTACAACTTCGCGACTAATGCTAAATACGGCAGATAAATTGACTTGAATAATATTTGCAAAATCTTCATCTGTTACCTCTATAAAAGGCTTTTTCATATTTATGCCTGCATTGTTTACCAGGATGTCAATCTTTCCAAATGAGGTATGAATCTCTTCAATCAGCGCAGGGATGCCTGCCAAATTTTGAAGATCAAATACACGATAACTTGCTAGCTGGCCAAATTGGACAGTAGCAGTTTTTAGTTTATCTTCATTTCTACCAATCATGATGACGTGTACTCCTTCATGAACCAATTTTTTGCTAATGGCCAAACCCAATCCAGCTCCTCCGCCTGTTACAATGGCAATTTGTTTATTCATTTTATTACTTTTTTCTTTGTGATGATGCTCTAACAATTAGATCTGAATTGAGTATTACCGTGCTGGTAAAGCTTAAATCTCCTTCCCCGTCTAAATGGTTAATTAAAATTCGGGCAATGTTTTCGCCCATTTCATTACCGGGGTAATTAATGGTACTGATTTCAGGCTCAGTTACTCTTGATATCAGATCATTGTTGAAACCGACTATCGCCATGTCTTCAGGTACTTTTACTCCGGCTTCTTTTAAAATACTTAAGGCAAATGCTGCTGATGAGTCGTTTGTGATAAATAAGCCATCAGGCAGTTTGTCACGCTTTAAAATATCATTAACCAGGACATCCTGCACATCCTGTTCGGTTAACTCATTTGAAATAAATAAGCTGGGGTCATAAGGGATGTTGTGATCTGCAAGTGCTTTTTTATAGCCTTCAAATCTATCCTTGTAAACGTTTCTTTTGGTGTTTCCGGTAATGTGTAGTATTTCCTGACAGCCTTGCATGATCAGATGTTCGGTTGCTTTATACCCTGCCTGAAAATTATCGATTAATACCTTGGTGGACTGAATATTTTCGGCAACCCGATCAAAAAAGATAATAGGGATATTCTTTTTAATGAAGGTGTCGAAATGACTGAAGTTCTGGGTGTCTGAAGCTAGTGAGACAATTAAACCATCCACTCGGCTATTAAACATGGTTATTGTATTGGTTTTTTCTTTGGCTTCCTGCTCAAAGGATTGACTGATGATTAAGTTATAGCCGGCAGTGTTGACAATCTTTTCTATGCCGGATAAAACTGAGGACATAAAGAGACTATTTAGTCTCGGTACAATTACGCCAATTGTATTGGTTTTTTGTTTGCGGAGGTTACTGGCGAACTTGTTAGAACGGTAACCCAATTCTGTTGCCAGGTCTAATATTTTTTTCTTTGTTTTCTTATTTACAGCCGGATGATCTTGCAAAGCTCTGCTCACGGTAGCTGCGGAAATGTCTAGTTTCTCGGCTAAATCATATATGGTAATTTCCTTGTCTTGCATAAAGAGGGTAAAAATTAGCTACATTTGGTTTGACTAAAGTAATGTTATTTTTCTAAAATTGCAATCGGTTGCATTAATATTTTAATTGTTACAATAGTGGTCCTGTTCAACTTAATTGAATGATCCATATGCCGTTTGAACGGCAAGAATTTACCTGTATAGTTAACTCATCATAAGAAAAAATTGCTACTCTTTTGATTAATACAGTGTCTTTTGCATATCAGCGCAAATTTCTCTAAGTTTGCCGTCTACAAAATTTTATCATGAGCAAAGCAATAATTAAAACAGATAAAGGTGACATGACCGTTCAGTTTTACGATCAGGATGCACCAAATACAGTTGCCAACTTTAAAAAATTAGCTAAAGAAGGTTTTTATAACGGGGTAACATTTCACAGGGTGATCCCTAATTTTGTTGTTCAGGCAGGATGTCCTAACTCAAAAGATGCTGCTACAGCGCATTTGGCAGGTACAGGCGGCCCAGGTTATAAAATTGATTGCGAATTAACAGGTGGTAACCAATTCCATGACCGTGGTGTATTATCTATGGCTCACGCTGGAAGAAATACTGGTGGTTCACAATTCTTTATATGCCACAGCAGAGACAATACTGCACATCTTGACAGAAATCACACTTGCTTCGGTAAAGTGATTGAAAATGTTGATCTTGTTGACAGTATTAAACAAGGTGATAAGATTTTAAGCATTGAAGTAATAGAAGATTAATTCTAAGCTTCTCAAAAACAAACAATATGAATTTAAGAGGAATTGTAGCAGTATCTGGAAGACCGGGGTTGTTTAAGCTTGTTGGTCAGAATAAAGCAGGGTATGTTCTTGAAAGTCTGGACGCACAGAAAGTTAAAATTATAGCCAATATGACTACAACTAAACTAGCGTCATTGGAAGACATTACGGTATATGGCGAGGATGAGGATTTAAAATTAACAGATGTTTTAGCAAATATGGTTGCCACTAAAGGAAATGTTCCTGATGCAAAGGCTGAATCAAGCGTGCTTAAAGCATTTTTTAAAGAAGTTGCTCCAGGTCATGACGAAGAGAAAGTTTATGCTTCAGATATGAAGAAAATTGTAAGCTGGTTCCATATCCTTAAAGATCTGCCTTTATTTAGTGAAGAAGCTCCTGCGTTAAGTGAAGAACACGAAGCATTGAAAGCAGAAGAAAAGCTTGAGAAAAAGCCTAAAGCTGCAGCAAAGCCATCAAATGCTAAGGCGCCAAGCAAAACTGCGCAGCCAGCTAAGAAAGTTAATATGACAAGTAAAAAAGGGGTTTAGTTAACCTTAACTTATATTGATCATTAATAAAAGGATACCCCAATAGGTATCCTTTTGTTTTTGTACCCAATTTGTATTTTAAAATAAATACCAGATCAGTAAAAATGCAATGATCGATATGATAATGGCGATGATATAACTCATCCGATCCTTTTTCCTGTCACTTTTAAATTTATAATCCCTTTTATAATCCGACGGTAAGCGCATAAATAACCTCCTTTTATTTTATGATGTTGTGTGGCTTTAATTTCCACAAACTGATTCCAAATTATTCGTGGTGATAGGGTTCACCTTTTAAAATACTGAATGCCCTGTAAAGTTGCTCTACAAAGAACAATCTGACCATTTGATGAGAGAAGGTCATATCTGAAAGCGACATACTGCCATTGGCTCGTTTATAAATGCTTTCGTCAAAGCCATAAGGCCCGCCAATAATAAATACCAGATGTTGAACACTCCCAATCATTTGTTTGTTTAGATAATTTGAAAAAGCTACAGAGGTATATTTCTTTCCTTTCTCATCCATTAAAATCACTGTATCAAGGTTGTTAATTTGCTTTTGGATCAGCTCTGCTTCTTTAGATTTTTGTTGTGCCTCGCTCAGGTTTTTCGTGTTCTTTATTTCGGGTATAACCAACAGGTTAAAGCCAATATAATGTTTCAATCTGTTCAGGTATTTCTCAATGCCCTCAATCAGGTACTTGTCTTCTGTTTTACCTACAACCAGTAAAGTGATCTTCATTTATTTTATCTTTATCGTCTAAACAATTCGTAACATACAATCTTAACCAAGGTCAAAGTTTAACGCAATAAATTATTAAGGAACTTCAAATATAATGGTAAAAACAAAACATAGCATCTTAGCCGACTATCAAAATAATGCAGATAAGCAGCAAACAGAGGTTAATAACCTGAAACGTAAGTTAAATAATATCTCGTTTTCGCGACTAGGACTATTTATCGCCGAGATTCTGATTGTTGCTTTGATCATTAATTTCGGGTTTGAATGGCTGTTTGCCGTGTTGTTAACCATACCATTAATTGTATTTTTATTTCTGGTTAAAAAACAAGCTGCTGTACAAAAGCAATTAACTTATTCCGGTAAGTTGTTATGGGTTTACCAAAATGAGATTGATCAGTTAAGTGGTGGGAAAAATGGCTACAGTAATGGGGAAGGTTATGCAGATGAATACCATCATTATTCTTCCGACTTAGATATATTTGGCCAAGGGTCTTTGTATTCATTGATCAATCGCTGTAATACGCAACAGGGATTGGATATTTTGGCCGCCAATTTAAATCAGCCTAATGATCAGCTTACTATTCAACAAAGACAGGAGGCAATTATAGAATTAAAAAGCCACATTGATCAGACTTTCCATTTTAGGGCAGAACTTCAGAATCATAAACCAGGACAACTACAGGTGATCATTAATAAACTTCAGGATCAATTACCGGATCAATTAAACTTTACCCGCAAAAAATCATTGCGGTTGTATGTTAAGGTTGTTCCTTTCATCACGATCGGCATATTCGTGCTGGGGGTTGTGTTTGGTGGCTGGGCCTGGCAACTCTTTGCTGTTATTGCCCTTTTTAATGCGGCCCTAACCTTTTTTAACATGAGCCATCTTAATCAGGTGTATTATGGCTTTAGTAAGGAATCAAGTCTGTTGAGTGCCTTTGCCGATACGATTAAATGGACCGAAGATGTGGCTTGGAAAAGCACTTATATACAACATTTTTTTGGTGAAGGAAAGGCTGCGGTGCCGATTAGTATGCAAATCCGTAAGCTATCTGGCATTATTCAGGCTTTTGATGCCCGACTTAATATTATTGTAAGCATGGTGCTGAATCTTTTTGCACTTTGGGATTTAAGATGTTCTATTTCACTATGCAGCTGGCACGATCAATCGGCGAAGCAAACGATAGAAGGAATGACTCGGATTGGCCGGTTTGAAGAACTGATTTCTTTTGCCACACTGACCCATAATCAACCGGAATGGAACTTCCCGGTCATAGAGCCTGCTTTTCATTTAAAAGCTACAGCGTTAGGGCATCCACTTATTCCAGAACAAGTAAGGGTATATAATAGCTTTAATCTTGAGGCTAAACCTACAGTCGACATTGTTACGGGCTCTAACATGGCCGGTAAAAGCACTTTTCTGAGAACTGTTGGAATCAACATGACCTTAGCCTTTGCCGGTGCACCTGTATGTGCCCAACAAATGTCATTATCCATTTTTAAAGTGCTTTCGTATATGCGAATCAAAGATTCATTGAATGATCAAACTTCAACGTTTAAAGCAGAACTGAATAGACTCAAAATGATTTTAGATGCCATAAAGACTGATCAGCATTCCTTTGTATTGATCGATGAGATGCTTCGGGGTACAAACAGCAAGGATAAATACCTGGGTTCAAAGGTATTTATAGAAAAACTGATCGAACAAAATACTCCGGCATTATTTGCTACGCACGATCTGCAATTGTCGGAAATGGAAGCTGATCATGCATACCAAATCAGAAACTACCATTTCGATATACAGATTTCCGAAGGGGAAATGGAGTTTGATTATAAATTAAAAGAAGGCCCTTGTAAAACTTTTAATGCCGCACTCTTATTAAAACAGATCGGCTTAAGCTTGAATTAAGCCGTGCCATATTCTTTAAATACCATTTATCCAGCTTGAAATTTTTTGAAGGGCAGCAGGGTTAAGCGTCTCTTCAATATTTCCATATTCAGATTCTGCACCCGTATTTGCCTTTTGGAATAAATGGTTTAGCCCCTCCATGGGAACAATTTCAAAACGTTTATTCCCAGCTTTTTGTAGCCCTGTCTTAATGCCGGCTAAATTTGCAGTAGACTCTACCTGGAAGTCGAGAGTACCATTAAGCGCCAAAACAGGGCATTTTACCTTCGTCAGATAAATTGCAGGGTCAAAACTTATAAAATACCTAAACCATGGTGTTTTGTATTTATTCAGGGTTTGTTGAACGATGGATTCCTTAGCTGTTCTATTGAGCTTTTCTAAAGGTTCCAGATCGAGTTCTTTGCGTAGAGCAAGCTCAACTTCGACCTCTGCATTTGGTAATGGAAGGTCCTTGACCTCGTTCATCACAGTGAATATCTTTAAATTACTAGCCGTTTTATGTGCCACCTCATCGGCAGGTACACCTGCAAGCTTCAGGGCATCACCAATTTGACGGGCACATAGCTGCGTTATTGGAACGCCCGGTCCCGCCATTAAAACGATGAATTTTACGTTTGGATTGCGACTGGCAACAATTGGTGCAATCATGCCGCCTTCACTATGCCCTACAAGCCCTATAGTCATATTTTTAAGGTCAGGTCTGGAAAGTATATACTTTACTGCGGCTTCTGCATCATCTGCAAAGTCGGCTGTAGTCGCTGCTGAAAAAATACCTGTTGATTTACCAACGCCTCTGTCATCATACCTTAGTACAGCAATACCTTGTCTGGTCAGATGATCGCTAAGTACGAGGAATGGGCGATGATTAAAAGGTGCCAGCTCTTCATTCCGGTCCTGTGGACCTGATCCGGTTATTAGGATTACAATTTTACTTGCTTTACCATTGATAGGCAGGGTTAATGTGC
This is a stretch of genomic DNA from Candidatus Pedobacter colombiensis. It encodes these proteins:
- a CDS encoding LacI family DNA-binding transcriptional regulator — encoded protein: MQDKEITIYDLAEKLDISAATVSRALQDHPAVNKKTKKKILDLATELGYRSNKFASNLRKQKTNTIGVIVPRLNSLFMSSVLSGIEKIVNTAGYNLIISQSFEQEAKEKTNTITMFNSRVDGLIVSLASDTQNFSHFDTFIKKNIPIIFFDRVAENIQSTKVLIDNFQAGYKATEHLIMQGCQEILHITGNTKRNVYKDRFEGYKKALADHNIPYDPSLFISNELTEQDVQDVLVNDILKRDKLPDGLFITNDSSAAFALSILKEAGVKVPEDMAIVGFNNDLISRVTEPEISTINYPGNEMGENIARILINHLDGEGDLSFTSTVILNSDLIVRASSQRKK
- the rlmH gene encoding 23S rRNA (pseudouridine(1915)-N(3))-methyltransferase RlmH, yielding MKITLLVVGKTEDKYLIEGIEKYLNRLKHYIGFNLLVIPEIKNTKNLSEAQQKSKEAELIQKQINNLDTVILMDEKGKKYTSVAFSNYLNKQMIGSVQHLVFIIGGPYGFDESIYKRANGSMSLSDMTFSHQMVRLFFVEQLYRAFSILKGEPYHHE
- a CDS encoding peptidylprolyl isomerase, whose amino-acid sequence is MSKAIIKTDKGDMTVQFYDQDAPNTVANFKKLAKEGFYNGVTFHRVIPNFVVQAGCPNSKDAATAHLAGTGGPGYKIDCELTGGNQFHDRGVLSMAHAGRNTGGSQFFICHSRDNTAHLDRNHTCFGKVIENVDLVDSIKQGDKILSIEVIED
- a CDS encoding alpha/beta fold hydrolase; translated protein: MKTLYSAIALILFSSTLFAQEPTGTWYGTLNIQGTSLPLIFHITKAGNEYTTTMDSPQQGAKGMPSSKTTYTSKTLTVEASNIGMKYTGIYAPDSNKISGTFEQGPIRTALVLSSKPEKASAVQQIRPQDPKDFPYKQEEVTFTNTVGGNSLAGTLTLPINGKASKIVILITGSGPQDRNEELAPFNHRPFLVLSDHLTRQGIAVLRYDDRGVGKSTGIFSAATTADFADDAEAAVKYILSRPDLKNMTIGLVGHSEGGMIAPIVASRNPNVKFIVLMAGPGVPITQLCARQIGDALKLAGVPADEVAHKTASNLKIFTVMNEVKDLPLPNAEVEVELALRKELDLEPLEKLNRTAKESIVQQTLNKYKTPWFRYFISFDPAIYLTKVKCPVLALNGTLDFQVESTANLAGIKTGLQKAGNKRFEIVPMEGLNHLFQKANTGAESEYGNIEETLNPAALQKISSWINGI
- a CDS encoding DUF5606 domain-containing protein, whose product is MNLRGIVAVSGRPGLFKLVGQNKAGYVLESLDAQKVKIIANMTTTKLASLEDITVYGEDEDLKLTDVLANMVATKGNVPDAKAESSVLKAFFKEVAPGHDEEKVYASDMKKIVSWFHILKDLPLFSEEAPALSEEHEALKAEEKLEKKPKAAAKPSNAKAPSKTAQPAKKVNMTSKKGV
- a CDS encoding glycosyl hydrolase 115 family protein, with the translated sequence MKKLILLMIMAGLNAVCQAAGTNPFIAKKYVSGSFCIAANQKSASIIVSENEWKGVIRAAKDLQADIKKVTGLNADFLTDKPAGMAIIVGTIGNSKVIDQLIKTNKIDVAGISGSWESTLIEVVKNPMPGVDSALVIAGSDKRGTIYGIYELSYQIGVSPWYYWADVPVQKSNTLFAISGRHVIAAPAVKYRGIFLNDEAPALSGWSQKEFGGFNHKFYEKVFELILRLKGNYLWPAMWGNAFNDDDKMNPVLADEYGVVIGTSHHEPLTRAHDEWKRYKGGKWNYDQNPEQLRTFWESGLKRVADKEQIITVGMRGDGDEPMTEGTATALLEKIVKDQREIITKVTGKPASQTPQLWALYKEVQAYYDKGMRVPDDITLLLCDDNWGNIRKLPALNEAPRAGGYGIYYHFDYVGDPRNYKWVNTNPIQKIWEQMNLAYKYDANQIWIVNVGDLKPMEFPIEFFLDYAWAPDAIPVEKLKQYTIDWCSKQFGEDYALATADILDYYSKYNGRIKPELLNEDTYSLVNYNEFETVVHDYKKLENKARYIYNQLPANQKDAYYQLVLHPVEACANLNELYYTVARNKLYAKQGRVLTNSLAAKADSLYKRDAEITHFYNKVMAGGKWDHMMDQTHIGYTNWQQPIENAMPKTYKIAATKARLGLAIEGSDSSWTGKARVNKSFPVLDNLSNQSHYFEIFNTGTGTLKYDIKAPSYVSIDQKKAELQDQKRIYVSIDWAKAPIGNTESLITVSGSDGTKITLPIRTTKNNTFNEKDENVFVPQNGYIAMEAVNYSKAVNSRPIFWKTIPNYGKTQGGVIPVPVTTSIQKPDKSTPHLAYNIYLDNAGTYTLNSFISPTIDFTNSDGLKFAISVDDAPITIVNISTDYKTEAAWRESVANSIKIFKTPLKFDQPGKHTIKYWMVTPGVVLQKLVLDLGGLKPSFLGPPETFKSIAK
- a CDS encoding DNA mismatch repair protein MutS, which codes for MVKTKHSILADYQNNADKQQTEVNNLKRKLNNISFSRLGLFIAEILIVALIINFGFEWLFAVLLTIPLIVFLFLVKKQAAVQKQLTYSGKLLWVYQNEIDQLSGGKNGYSNGEGYADEYHHYSSDLDIFGQGSLYSLINRCNTQQGLDILAANLNQPNDQLTIQQRQEAIIELKSHIDQTFHFRAELQNHKPGQLQVIINKLQDQLPDQLNFTRKKSLRLYVKVVPFITIGIFVLGVVFGGWAWQLFAVIALFNAALTFFNMSHLNQVYYGFSKESSLLSAFADTIKWTEDVAWKSTYIQHFFGEGKAAVPISMQIRKLSGIIQAFDARLNIIVSMVLNLFALWDLRCSISLCSWHDQSAKQTIEGMTRIGRFEELISFATLTHNQPEWNFPVIEPAFHLKATALGHPLIPEQVRVYNSFNLEAKPTVDIVTGSNMAGKSTFLRTVGINMTLAFAGAPVCAQQMSLSIFKVLSYMRIKDSLNDQTSTFKAELNRLKMILDAIKTDQHSFVLIDEMLRGTNSKDKYLGSKVFIEKLIEQNTPALFATHDLQLSEMEADHAYQIRNYHFDIQISEGEMEFDYKLKEGPCKTFNAALLLKQIGLSLN
- a CDS encoding endo-1,4-beta-xylanase, whose protein sequence is MSPKILSAFKPTCLFLCALLIFNAAKSQQTAKNYQTDNRGLKDFYKDYFTVGVAVGTKNLVGDEATLIKRQFNSITAENAMKMGLLQPKEGKFYWKDADSIVNFAISNGLKIRGHNLCWHEQAPNWIFKGENGQEVTKEVLLQRLKTHITTVVNRYKGKIYAWDVVNEAIDDDPSKFLRNSKWYQICGEDFILKAFEYAHAADPNAKLFYNDYNTERPEKRERIYKLLKSLKDKGVPIDGIGLQAHWSLQEPTENELKTAIERYSSLGLKIQFTELDISIYPWEKNKRAPREGESDEFTAELAEKQAAKYAMVFKIFRAYKGVITNVTFWNISDRHTWLDEYPVMGRKNYPLLFDTYLQPKKAYWEVINFKNK
- a CDS encoding SDR family NAD(P)-dependent oxidoreductase, which gives rise to MNKQIAIVTGGGAGLGLAISKKLVHEGVHVIMIGRNEDKLKTATVQFGQLASYRVFDLQNLAGIPALIEEIHTSFGKIDILVNNAGINMKKPFIEVTDEDFANIIQVNLSAVFSISREVVKKMIDVQSGCIVNISSMAAQYGIPKVIAYSAAKTGIEGMTRAMATELSPLGIRINCVAPGFIKTAMSAKALDADPERKNKVFSRTPMAKMGDPEDVADAVHFLSSTSAKYITGIVMPVDGGNAIGF